A window of the Synechococcus sp. LTW-R genome harbors these coding sequences:
- a CDS encoding phosphotransacetylase family protein: MVQGNAANHASPALLIGSCAPFSGKSAVVLGMARQLLQRGVTVRLGKPLADSADASGTEASAPLIDDDVRFVGQILGLKDDQLVSSIHLKDDEAARGRLLDGNLQPGAGFEQLRQQLQASSDGLTLMEASGSLNDGRLYGLSLAQVAQGLQAPVLLVHAWEDSSSVEPLLAARDQLGDLLAGVVLNGVPPAQVAALRADVVPALERLGLPVLGVMPRSPLLRSVTVEELARRLDARTLCCPERHDLLVETLSIGAMNVNSAMEFFRRRRNMAVVTGADRTDIQLAALEASTQCLILTGAGDPLPQLISRAEELEVPLLKVDHDTLTTVGVIENAFGQVRLHESVKATYAFRLVEEHCDFERLFSRLRLPVPA; the protein is encoded by the coding sequence ATGGTCCAGGGCAACGCGGCGAATCACGCTTCCCCCGCCCTGTTGATCGGTTCCTGTGCGCCCTTCAGTGGCAAATCAGCGGTGGTGCTGGGCATGGCCCGCCAGCTGCTGCAGCGGGGCGTCACGGTCAGGCTCGGTAAACCCCTTGCCGATAGCGCGGATGCCAGTGGCACCGAGGCCTCCGCTCCCCTGATTGACGACGACGTCCGCTTCGTCGGCCAAATCCTCGGGTTGAAGGACGACCAGCTCGTTTCCTCGATTCACCTCAAGGACGACGAGGCTGCCCGCGGCCGCCTGCTGGATGGGAACCTCCAGCCCGGCGCGGGATTTGAGCAGCTGCGGCAGCAATTGCAGGCTTCGAGCGATGGGCTGACCTTGATGGAGGCCTCCGGAAGCCTCAACGATGGTCGTCTCTATGGCCTGAGCTTGGCCCAGGTGGCCCAAGGTCTTCAGGCTCCGGTTCTCTTGGTCCATGCCTGGGAGGACAGCAGCAGCGTTGAGCCGTTGCTCGCGGCCCGCGATCAGTTGGGTGATCTCCTCGCTGGGGTGGTGCTCAACGGTGTTCCCCCCGCCCAGGTGGCGGCCCTGCGTGCCGACGTCGTCCCGGCCCTGGAGCGTTTGGGCCTGCCGGTGCTGGGTGTGATGCCCCGCTCTCCCCTGCTGCGCAGCGTCACGGTGGAGGAGTTGGCCCGCCGGCTCGATGCCCGCACCCTGTGCTGCCCGGAGCGGCACGATCTGTTGGTGGAGACCCTCTCCATTGGTGCGATGAACGTGAACTCCGCCATGGAGTTCTTCCGTCGCCGCCGGAACATGGCGGTCGTGACCGGTGCGGACCGGACCGATATTCAACTGGCGGCCCTCGAGGCGTCGACCCAGTGTTTGATCCTCACGGGCGCAGGCGATCCGCTGCCCCAATTGATCTCCCGGGCGGAGGAACTGGAGGTTCCCTTGCTCAAGGTGGACCATGACACCTTGACCACCGTTGGTGTGATTGAAAACGCCTTTGGCCAGGTCCGGCTGCATGAATCGGTGAAGGCCACCTACGCCTTCCGCCTGGTGGAAGAGCATTGTGATTTTGAGCGGCTTTTTAGTCGTCTGCGCCTGCCAGTCCCTGCGTAA
- the map gene encoding type I methionyl aminopeptidase: protein MNLFADLLAATQKEQGQLPQSVVTQTGPRIQKSRRGVEVKSAREIETMRQASRIVATVLREIMELAQPGMTTGDLDAHAEKRIREMGAVPSFKGYHGFPASICASINNEVVHGIPSNKRVIKAGDLVKVDTGAYFDGYHGDSCISLLVGEGASQEAQDLARVAQESLMKGLATVKAGSTLMDLAGAVQDHVEANGFAVVEDYTGHGVGRNLHEEPSVFNYRTRELPNLKLRPGMTLAVEPILNAGSNACRTLKDRWTVVTVDGSLSAQWEHTIAVTSDGCEILTDRDF from the coding sequence ATGAACCTCTTTGCTGATTTGCTGGCCGCCACCCAGAAAGAGCAGGGTCAGCTGCCCCAATCGGTGGTGACCCAGACCGGTCCCCGGATTCAAAAGAGTCGACGCGGGGTTGAGGTCAAAAGCGCGCGCGAAATCGAGACCATGCGCCAGGCCAGCCGGATCGTGGCCACGGTCCTGCGCGAAATCATGGAGTTGGCGCAACCCGGCATGACGACGGGTGATCTGGACGCCCACGCTGAAAAGCGCATCCGCGAGATGGGCGCGGTCCCGAGCTTCAAGGGCTACCACGGCTTCCCGGCCAGTATCTGCGCCTCCATCAATAACGAGGTCGTCCACGGCATCCCCAGCAACAAGCGGGTGATCAAGGCCGGTGACCTCGTCAAGGTCGACACCGGTGCCTACTTCGACGGCTACCACGGCGATAGCTGCATCAGCCTGTTGGTGGGCGAGGGTGCCTCCCAGGAGGCCCAGGACCTGGCGCGCGTTGCCCAGGAGTCCCTAATGAAGGGCCTAGCCACCGTGAAGGCCGGCAGCACCCTGATGGACCTCGCCGGTGCCGTCCAGGACCACGTCGAGGCCAACGGTTTTGCGGTGGTGGAGGACTACACCGGCCACGGCGTCGGTCGAAACCTGCACGAGGAGCCCTCGGTCTTCAACTACCGCACCCGGGAGCTGCCCAACCTGAAGCTGCGTCCGGGGATGACCCTGGCGGTCGAGCCGATCCTCAACGCCGGCAGCAACGCCTGCCGCACCCTGAAGGACCGCTGGACCGTGGTGACCGTGGACGGCAGCCTCTCGGCCCAGTGGGAGCACACGATCGCGGTGACCAGCGACGGCTGCGAAATCCTGACGGACCGCGACTTCTAA
- a CDS encoding YajQ family cyclic di-GMP-binding protein: MASSYSFDVVSDFDWQELVNTLDQVRRDVSTRYDLKDSGTEVDLEETSFTITTASDMTLQAVEDVLRQKATKRNLSLKIFDFQTPEPVGGNKVKQVVKLRKGLTQDLAKKLSKTIRDELKKVTVAIQGDALRVTGKSKDDLQAVIQLLKEQDVEVPLQFQNYR; the protein is encoded by the coding sequence ATGGCCTCCAGCTACTCCTTCGACGTCGTCTCCGATTTCGATTGGCAGGAATTGGTGAACACCCTCGATCAAGTGCGCCGCGACGTTTCGACCCGCTACGACCTCAAGGATTCCGGCACCGAGGTGGACCTGGAAGAGACCAGCTTCACCATCACGACCGCCAGCGATATGACCCTTCAGGCGGTGGAAGATGTGCTGCGTCAGAAGGCGACCAAGCGCAATCTGTCCCTGAAGATCTTTGATTTCCAAACCCCGGAGCCCGTGGGCGGAAACAAGGTCAAGCAGGTGGTGAAATTGCGCAAAGGTCTCACCCAGGACCTGGCGAAAAAGCTCAGCAAAACCATCCGCGACGAGCTCAAGAAAGTCACCGTGGCCATCCAAGGGGATGCGCTGCGGGTGACCGGCAAAAGCAAAGATGACCTGCAGGCGGTGATCCAGCTGCTCAAAGAGCAGGACGTGGAAGTGCCCCTGCAGTTCCAGAACTACCGCTAA
- a CDS encoding SDR family NAD(P)-dependent oxidoreductase, with product MAQAEAIAHHRMGLPRFQGRTVAVTGASGSLGRALLLQLDAAGAQLIALTSSNQPLLLERSSGEPVPLEQVRWSVGQEQDLNDVLARTDILVVNHGLNCHGERSPEAIQRSLEVNALSSWRLLELFAQQDDGSTPREVWINTSEAEIQAAVSPLYEISKRLQGQLLSLRSLDLARPSFRIRRLVLGPFRSALNPIGLMSADFVAREILRQAHWDLGLVIVTPNPLTYVLMPLATLSRWAYFRLVSRGA from the coding sequence ATGGCGCAAGCTGAGGCCATCGCCCACCACCGCATGGGACTGCCGCGCTTTCAAGGACGCACCGTTGCCGTCACCGGAGCCAGCGGCAGCCTGGGGCGAGCCCTGCTGCTGCAGCTCGATGCCGCCGGCGCCCAGCTGATCGCGCTGACCAGCAGCAATCAACCGCTGCTCCTCGAGCGCAGCTCCGGCGAGCCCGTTCCCCTCGAGCAGGTGCGCTGGAGCGTCGGGCAAGAGCAAGACCTCAACGACGTCCTGGCTCGCACCGACATCCTGGTGGTCAACCACGGCCTGAACTGCCATGGCGAGCGCAGCCCGGAGGCCATCCAACGCTCCCTCGAGGTGAATGCCCTGAGCAGCTGGCGGTTGCTCGAGCTCTTCGCTCAGCAGGACGACGGCAGCACCCCCCGGGAGGTCTGGATCAACACCTCGGAAGCCGAGATCCAAGCGGCGGTCAGCCCGCTCTACGAGATCAGTAAGCGGCTGCAGGGGCAACTGCTGAGCCTGCGCAGCCTCGATCTGGCCCGTCCCAGCTTCCGCATCCGCCGCCTGGTCCTGGGGCCCTTCCGCTCTGCTCTCAATCCCATCGGACTGATGTCTGCAGACTTCGTGGCCCGCGAAATCCTCAGACAAGCCCATTGGGATTTAGGGCTGGTGATCGTGACCCCCAACCCCTTGACCTATGTCTTGATGCCCTTGGCCACCTTGAGCCGCTGGGCCTACTTCCGGCTGGTGAGCCGAGGGGCTTAG
- a CDS encoding peptidase: protein MKATLAWMRRLHAAVAPVVVLPLLLTVCSGMAYRLLKDWGGLGRDQVHWLMVLHEGEWLGPAAEPVYVLLNGLGLLWMLVTGTTLAIRRLWRLRPRESGAP, encoded by the coding sequence ATGAAAGCGACCCTGGCTTGGATGCGCCGTCTGCATGCCGCCGTGGCGCCCGTCGTGGTGCTGCCACTGCTGCTCACGGTCTGCAGCGGCATGGCCTACCGCTTGCTCAAGGACTGGGGAGGCCTGGGCCGCGACCAGGTGCATTGGCTAATGGTCCTGCACGAAGGGGAATGGCTCGGCCCAGCCGCCGAGCCCGTTTATGTCCTCCTCAACGGGCTCGGTCTGCTATGGATGCTGGTCACAGGCACCACCCTGGCGATCCGCCGGCTCTGGCGTCTGCGTCCCCGAGAATCGGGGGCACCTTGA
- a CDS encoding hyperconserved protein Hcp, with protein sequence MELDLQPGDVVKVLESAALGWVRARVIRVKSGGRVVVQSDQGREFTARGNQVRLIEPAGFRP encoded by the coding sequence ATGGAGTTGGATCTACAGCCCGGTGATGTGGTCAAGGTTCTGGAATCCGCCGCCCTCGGCTGGGTTCGTGCCCGGGTGATCCGCGTCAAATCCGGCGGTCGCGTGGTCGTCCAAAGCGACCAAGGCCGTGAGTTCACTGCCCGTGGCAATCAGGTCCGCCTGATCGAACCCGCCGGTTTCCGCCCCTGA
- the rplS gene encoding 50S ribosomal protein L19: MAADSKDMTDEIKNEETQEAASTEAATDSAVAVAEKPAAAKATVGKLSAHALMQAFEAEQIAKNPKELPDIYVGDTVRIGVRIKEGNKERIQPFEGVIIAKRHGGLNETITVRRIFQGIGVERVFMIHSPQVASIKVERRGKVRRAKLFYLRDRVGKATRVKQRFDR, translated from the coding sequence ATGGCAGCGGATTCCAAGGACATGACCGACGAGATCAAGAACGAAGAGACCCAGGAAGCCGCCAGCACCGAGGCTGCAACTGACTCCGCCGTAGCTGTGGCCGAAAAGCCCGCTGCCGCTAAAGCAACTGTGGGCAAGCTCAGCGCCCATGCCCTGATGCAGGCCTTCGAGGCCGAGCAGATCGCCAAGAACCCCAAGGAGCTCCCCGACATCTACGTCGGTGACACCGTCCGGATCGGCGTCCGCATCAAAGAGGGCAACAAGGAGCGCATCCAGCCCTTCGAAGGCGTGATCATCGCCAAGCGCCACGGTGGCCTCAACGAGACCATCACCGTTCGCCGCATCTTCCAGGGCATCGGCGTGGAGCGCGTCTTCATGATCCACAGCCCCCAGGTGGCTTCCATCAAGGTGGAACGCCGCGGTAAGGTGCGTCGGGCGAAGCTTTTCTATCTGCGCGACCGGGTGGGCAAAGCCACTCGCGTCAAGCAGCGCTTCGATCGCTGA
- a CDS encoding DNA recombination-mediator protein A, with protein MTRSLDLPALDRIDTLAQELAMLQDKSKRRIAILGSRHVPVVSVHLVELVARSLAQEGHSLITSGSQGVNAAVIRGVLEVDPSRLTVLLPQSLDRQPRESRDQLDRVLHLVEKPENDELPLPMASSLCNQEIIRRCDQLICYAFHDSETLLTSCRTAEDMGKVVSLMFFD; from the coding sequence TTGACCCGGTCTCTTGATCTGCCGGCCCTCGACCGGATCGACACCCTGGCTCAAGAGCTGGCGATGCTCCAGGACAAGAGCAAGCGCCGGATTGCCATCCTTGGCAGCCGCCACGTCCCGGTGGTTTCGGTGCACCTGGTCGAGTTGGTGGCACGCTCCCTGGCCCAGGAGGGACACAGCTTGATTACGTCGGGTTCCCAGGGCGTGAACGCCGCTGTGATTCGTGGCGTCCTTGAGGTCGACCCGTCACGCCTGACGGTTCTGTTGCCCCAGAGCCTGGATCGCCAGCCCCGGGAATCCCGCGATCAACTGGATCGGGTTCTGCATCTCGTGGAGAAACCCGAGAACGACGAGTTGCCGTTGCCGATGGCCAGCAGCCTCTGCAACCAGGAGATCATCCGCCGCTGCGACCAGCTGATTTGCTATGCCTTTCACGACAGCGAGACCTTGCTGACCAGCTGCCGGACCGCTGAGGACATGGGCAAGGTGGTCAGCCTGATGTTCTTCGACTGA
- the ebsA gene encoding type IV pilus biogenesis protein EbsA produces the protein MASACAILGAEDGAGMSAGLVALFAPYCQGSARPEELEQALETLARGSCSGVRQLKPAGQRPFRLSWRAGVAPAEPAQLELVVEADPSRPSPALPGASYSCSVATSQLVLWLMDRQGPEGAADLPESFWQWLLLGLEPSPGTP, from the coding sequence ATGGCCTCAGCTTGCGCCATCCTCGGTGCAGAGGACGGTGCTGGCATGTCGGCGGGGCTGGTGGCCTTGTTCGCTCCCTATTGCCAAGGGAGCGCACGCCCGGAGGAGCTGGAGCAAGCGCTCGAGACCTTGGCCCGTGGCTCCTGCAGCGGCGTGCGTCAGCTCAAGCCGGCCGGGCAGCGACCGTTTCGCCTGAGCTGGAGGGCGGGGGTGGCGCCCGCCGAGCCGGCGCAGTTGGAGTTGGTGGTGGAGGCGGATCCCTCTCGCCCGTCGCCAGCCTTGCCCGGGGCCTCCTACAGCTGCTCGGTGGCCACCTCCCAGCTGGTGCTTTGGTTGATGGATCGCCAGGGCCCAGAGGGTGCGGCGGATCTGCCGGAGAGCTTCTGGCAATGGTTGTTGCTCGGTCTCGAGCCGAGCCCTGGCACCCCTTAG
- a CDS encoding hydantoinase B/oxoprolinase family protein, which translates to MSRSGWRFWIDRGGTFTDVVARSPDGELTVVKVLSEQPDRPGDPAVRVIRECLGLHASEPIPAGLVAEVRLGTTVATNAFLERDGAPTLLLINQGFADLLAIGDQHRPDLFALAIRRPQPLQGRVIEVQGRLAADGAELQPLVLDQALEAAVSAAKADGYRSVAVALLHSATKGSHEQQLGSWLESFGFEQVALSHQVSPLPRLVPRGQTTVLEASVGPVLQGYLHQVQQALGPAVPLRVMQSSGVLAAPSALRAKDTILSGPAGGLVGAVRTAAQAGFGRIVGFDMGGTSTDVCYCDGPWPRLEQVELEGLPIQAPMLAIHTVAAGGGSRLQFDGVRLRVGPESAGADPGPACYRRGGPLSVTDANLLLGRLQVDHFPAVFGPTGDQPLDAATVREQFEALGKRLECSAEAAAEGALELALERMAEAIRRISIQQGHDVREAVLCCFGGAGGQHACALAERLGMQQVLLHPFAGVLSAYGIGLADEGQVLLHPCGRPLTASSLAELEAITAERLAAVPAGAQMERTLQLRLPGRDQCLPLLWSSPCPGVQELRQQFIAQFQQRYGYLPSGDPLEIVVDRLSVEFSWPGASAQPQPMAVASEGAEAGEVPLYLDGVWRTAALWQRNAIAAGQVLQGPALICEATGTNLLPAGWSARCLPGGELLLTFEQAGRLSSSAERASEPDPVNLELFGHRFMAIAEQMGTRLQQTSVSVNIKERLDFSCALFDGRGRLVANAPHIPVHLGSMGESVLALMRAVENAELDPLQPGDALVSNNPFNGGTHLPDLTVISPLFSPTGGDQPVAFVASRGHHADVGGITPGSMPSSSRSIAEEGLLFDNVPLVRGGHLLEEAWRERLAQGSWPARNPDQLLADLQAQLAANDLGVQRLLALMTAAGEERVLAYMGHVQDQAAAAVRQVLSRLADGEARVQLDGGPEIVVRLLVDRAAQRARIDFSGTSPQIAGNLNAPLAITKAVVLYVFRALVRESIPLNAGCFDPLELVVPEGCLLNPRPPAAVVAGNVETSQAVANALFAAVGALAASQGTMNNLSFGNAHCQYYETVCGGTGAGDGFAGADAVQSHMTNSRLTDPEILEQRLPVRLEQFAIRRGSAGIGRWPGGHGVVRTLTALEPLTASLLSGSRRVPPFGMAGGGAGACGQNSLRRAGTEQIELLPGSTQVELQPGDQLQMATPGGGAYGAIEP; encoded by the coding sequence ATGAGCCGCTCTGGCTGGCGTTTTTGGATTGACCGAGGTGGGACCTTCACCGATGTCGTTGCCCGTTCTCCGGATGGGGAGCTGACGGTCGTCAAGGTGCTCTCGGAGCAACCCGACAGGCCGGGCGATCCGGCTGTGCGGGTGATCCGCGAGTGTCTTGGCCTGCACGCCTCAGAACCCATCCCTGCGGGTCTGGTGGCGGAAGTGCGCCTGGGCACCACCGTGGCCACCAACGCCTTCTTGGAGCGGGACGGCGCCCCCACCCTGTTGCTGATCAACCAAGGCTTCGCCGATCTGCTCGCGATCGGTGATCAGCACCGCCCCGATCTGTTTGCGCTCGCCATCCGCCGGCCCCAGCCGCTGCAGGGGCGCGTGATCGAGGTCCAGGGCCGTTTGGCCGCCGATGGTGCTGAGCTTCAACCCCTCGTGCTGGATCAGGCCCTCGAGGCCGCCGTCTCCGCGGCGAAGGCCGATGGCTACCGCAGTGTCGCCGTTGCCCTGCTCCATAGCGCCACCAAAGGGAGCCATGAGCAGCAGCTCGGCTCCTGGTTGGAGTCGTTTGGCTTTGAGCAGGTGGCGCTCTCCCACCAGGTGAGTCCCTTGCCCCGTTTGGTGCCCCGAGGCCAAACGACGGTGCTCGAGGCCTCGGTGGGGCCGGTCCTGCAGGGGTATCTCCATCAGGTGCAGCAGGCCCTCGGCCCCGCGGTGCCACTGCGGGTGATGCAGTCCAGCGGGGTCCTGGCCGCTCCGTCGGCGCTGCGCGCCAAAGACACGATTCTCTCGGGACCGGCCGGTGGCTTGGTCGGCGCGGTGCGCACGGCGGCCCAGGCCGGCTTTGGCCGCATCGTCGGGTTTGACATGGGCGGGACGTCGACGGACGTCTGTTACTGCGATGGGCCCTGGCCGCGGCTGGAGCAGGTGGAGCTCGAGGGGCTGCCGATTCAGGCGCCGATGCTGGCGATTCACACCGTGGCTGCCGGTGGTGGATCCCGGTTGCAGTTCGATGGTGTGCGCCTGCGGGTGGGCCCCGAGTCGGCGGGGGCGGATCCGGGCCCGGCTTGCTATCGCCGCGGTGGACCCCTGTCCGTGACCGACGCCAATCTCTTGCTGGGACGGCTGCAGGTCGATCACTTCCCCGCTGTCTTTGGTCCAACGGGCGATCAACCCCTTGATGCAGCCACCGTTCGCGAGCAGTTCGAGGCCCTCGGCAAGCGCCTGGAATGCTCCGCGGAAGCGGCTGCCGAGGGGGCCTTGGAGCTCGCCCTTGAGCGGATGGCGGAGGCGATTCGCCGCATCTCGATCCAACAGGGCCATGACGTGCGTGAGGCGGTGCTCTGCTGTTTCGGTGGGGCCGGCGGTCAACACGCCTGTGCGTTGGCGGAACGGTTGGGGATGCAGCAGGTGCTGCTGCATCCCTTCGCGGGGGTGCTCTCGGCCTATGGCATTGGCTTGGCCGATGAGGGGCAGGTGCTGCTGCACCCCTGCGGTCGCCCACTGACCGCCAGCAGCCTGGCGGAGCTCGAGGCGATCACCGCTGAACGGCTTGCTGCCGTGCCGGCCGGGGCCCAGATGGAGCGGACCCTGCAGCTGCGCTTGCCCGGACGGGATCAGTGCCTGCCCCTGCTGTGGTCCAGCCCTTGCCCCGGGGTCCAGGAACTGCGGCAGCAGTTCATCGCCCAGTTCCAGCAGCGCTATGGCTACCTCCCCAGTGGCGATCCGCTGGAGATCGTCGTGGACCGCCTGAGTGTGGAGTTCAGCTGGCCCGGTGCCAGCGCTCAGCCCCAGCCGATGGCCGTCGCCTCAGAGGGTGCCGAGGCGGGCGAGGTGCCCCTCTATCTCGATGGCGTCTGGCGGACCGCCGCCCTCTGGCAGCGCAACGCGATCGCGGCTGGTCAGGTGCTGCAGGGGCCCGCCTTGATCTGTGAGGCCACGGGAACCAACCTGCTGCCGGCCGGCTGGAGTGCCCGTTGCTTGCCCGGCGGCGAACTGCTCCTGACCTTCGAGCAAGCGGGTCGTCTCAGCAGCAGCGCCGAGCGGGCCAGCGAACCGGACCCCGTCAATTTGGAGTTGTTTGGCCATCGCTTCATGGCGATCGCCGAGCAGATGGGGACGCGTCTGCAGCAGACGAGCGTCTCGGTGAACATCAAGGAGCGCCTTGATTTCTCCTGCGCCTTGTTTGATGGCCGCGGGCGCCTGGTGGCCAATGCCCCGCACATCCCCGTGCACTTGGGCTCCATGGGCGAGAGCGTTCTGGCCTTGATGCGGGCAGTGGAGAACGCCGAGCTGGACCCATTGCAGCCCGGTGACGCGCTGGTTTCGAACAACCCCTTCAACGGCGGCACCCACCTGCCTGACCTCACGGTGATATCGCCGCTGTTTTCACCGACAGGCGGGGACCAGCCCGTGGCCTTCGTGGCCTCGCGTGGTCACCACGCCGATGTGGGAGGCATCACGCCGGGATCCATGCCATCCAGTAGCCGCTCCATCGCTGAGGAAGGACTGCTCTTCGACAACGTTCCGCTGGTGCGGGGTGGCCATTTGTTGGAGGAGGCCTGGCGAGAGCGCTTGGCGCAGGGCTCGTGGCCGGCCCGCAATCCCGATCAGCTTTTGGCGGATCTGCAGGCCCAACTGGCCGCCAACGATCTCGGGGTCCAGCGTCTCTTGGCCTTGATGACCGCGGCGGGCGAGGAGCGGGTGCTGGCCTACATGGGCCACGTTCAGGACCAAGCGGCCGCGGCGGTGCGTCAGGTCTTGAGCCGACTGGCCGACGGGGAGGCGCGGGTCCAGCTCGATGGGGGGCCTGAAATCGTTGTGCGTCTGCTTGTGGATCGTGCGGCCCAGCGGGCCCGGATTGACTTCAGCGGCACGTCCCCTCAGATCGCGGGCAATCTCAATGCGCCCTTGGCGATCACCAAGGCGGTGGTGCTCTATGTCTTCCGCGCGCTGGTGCGTGAGTCGATTCCCCTGAATGCGGGCTGCTTTGACCCCCTCGAGTTGGTGGTGCCCGAGGGGTGCCTGCTGAACCCCCGGCCACCGGCCGCGGTGGTGGCCGGCAATGTCGAGACGTCGCAGGCGGTGGCCAACGCCCTCTTTGCGGCCGTGGGTGCCCTGGCGGCGTCCCAGGGCACGATGAACAACCTCAGCTTTGGCAATGCCCACTGCCAGTACTACGAGACGGTTTGCGGCGGCACCGGCGCGGGGGATGGGTTTGCGGGAGCCGATGCGGTCCAGAGCCACATGACGAATTCCCGCCTGACGGACCCCGAGATCCTTGAGCAACGCTTGCCGGTGCGGCTCGAGCAATTTGCGATCCGCCGCGGCAGCGCGGGAATCGGTCGCTGGCCCGGTGGTCACGGCGTCGTGCGCACCTTGACCGCCCTGGAGCCCCTGACCGCGTCTCTGTTGAGCGGCAGTCGCCGCGTTCCCCCCTTCGGCATGGCCGGCGGTGGTGCGGGGGCCTGCGGTCAGAACAGCCTGCGGCGGGCGGGGACAGAGCAGATCGAGCTGCTGCCGGGTTCCACCCAGGTGGAGTTGCAGCCTGGTGATCAACTGCAGATGGCCACCCCTGGTGGTGGTGCTTACGGAGCGATCGAGCCATGA
- a CDS encoding MAPEG family protein — protein MHPAFAWSLFLSAGVVVSSLVPLGAARSKADFQLSDLAAPRAMAERLPEWGKRANWAHLNSFEAFTLYAPAALICLIAGVSSPVAIAAAWIYPALRLGYIAAYVANLPPVRSLCWAGAMTCAGLLYWEGLQSVIAAAN, from the coding sequence ATGCATCCCGCCTTTGCCTGGTCGCTCTTCCTCAGCGCCGGTGTCGTGGTCTCCAGCCTGGTCCCCCTCGGCGCTGCCCGCTCCAAGGCCGACTTCCAGCTGAGCGACCTCGCCGCCCCCCGGGCCATGGCCGAGCGGCTGCCGGAGTGGGGCAAGCGGGCCAACTGGGCGCACCTCAACAGCTTCGAGGCCTTCACGCTCTACGCCCCAGCAGCCCTGATTTGCCTGATCGCAGGGGTCAGCTCACCGGTGGCCATTGCCGCCGCCTGGATCTATCCGGCCCTGCGGCTGGGCTACATCGCGGCCTATGTGGCCAACCTGCCCCCGGTTCGCTCCCTCTGCTGGGCGGGTGCGATGACCTGCGCCGGTCTCCTCTATTGGGAAGGACTGCAGAGCGTCATCGCCGCAGCCAACTGA